From a region of the Helianthus annuus cultivar XRQ/B chromosome 5, HanXRQr2.0-SUNRISE, whole genome shotgun sequence genome:
- the LOC110940969 gene encoding zinc finger CCHC domain-containing protein 10 yields the protein MSGKEEKGGAQDAAERIKAATLSAAKGLSRSQAERAAAAAARNVNAYGQKEEGPSRWQERKEAKRQMYLMSTEKQVRLGERKDQKASMSTATNCQKCFQPGHWTYECKNERVYISRPSRTQQLKNPKLRMRGQVSYDLDHPDVEKDVKADKSVKKKKHSSSSSRSKGKNNKRKHRSRSESGSDSEASVFESDSESSSVTGSGSSDESDSSDTSSSDSEDSRRRSKKNKNKKKTKEQRKRKHRRHSSSSESESESESESESESDSDDSRSRRKSKGSSRRH from the coding sequence ATGTCTGGTAAAGAAGAAAAAGGCGGTGCACAAGATGCAGCCGAAAGAATCAAGGCCGCCACCCTGTCAGCCGCCAAGGGTCTAAGCCGATCTCAAGCCGAACGTGCAGCAGCTGCTGCAGCGCGAAACGTAAATGCTTATGGTCAAAAAGAAGAAGGACCAAGTAGATGGCAAGAaagaaaagaagcaaaaagacaaatgtatTTAATGAGTACAGAAAAGCAAGTGAGACTGGGTGAAAGAAAAGACCAAAAAGCTTCAATGTCAACCGCCACCAACTGTCAGAAATGTTTCCAGCCTGGACACTGGACTTATGAGTGTAAAAACGAACGGGTTTACATTTCCCGACCCTCACGCACACAGCAGCTTAAAAACCCCAAACTGAGAATGCGGGGCCAGGTCTCGTATGATTTGGATCACCCGGATGTTGAAAAAGACGTGAAAGCGGATAAGAGCGTTAAGAAGAAGAAGCATAGTAGTAGCAGTAGTCGTAGTAAAGGTAAGAATAACAAGAGGAAGCATAGGTCTAGGTCGGAATCAGGTAGTGACAGTGAAGCTTCGGTGTTTGAATCTGATAGCGAGTCTTCATCAGTTACCGGGTCGGGTTCTTCTGACGAGAGTGATTCCAGCGACACTTCATCTTCTGATTCTGAGGACTCTAGAAGGAGAAGTAAGAAGAACAAGAACAAGAAAAAGACGAAAGAGCAGAGGAAAAGGAAACACCGTAGGCACAGTTCGAGTTCTGAGTCAGAATCTGAGTCGGAGTCGGAGTCCGAATCAGAATCTGATTCAGATGATAGCAGAAGCCGGAGGAAGAGCAAAGGGAGTAGCAGAAGACACTGA
- the LOC110943418 gene encoding uncharacterized protein LOC110943418, protein MRGDHRYPTVMLEAVASQDLWLWHAFCGPPDSQNDINVLQQSPLFLTERNGTASKYPFYVNNHLYKRGYLLVDGIYPTWSVFVKSIPYPHEVDEKKFKRQHEVARKDVERAFGVLKSKWGVLSRPI, encoded by the coding sequence ATGCGAGGAGATCACCGATACCCGACTGTTATGCTCGAAGCGGTTGCATCTCAAGATTTATGGCTTTGGCATGCTTTTTGCGGTCCACCAGATTCACAAAACGATATCAATGTGCtacaacaatctccgttatttttAACGGAACGAAATGGAACCGCGTCTAAATATCCATTTTACGTTAACAACCATTTATACAAACGTGGTTATTTGCTCGTGGATGGAATCTACCCTAcatggtccgtgtttgtgaaatcGATCCCATACCCTCACGAAGTAGAcgaaaaaaagttcaagaggcaacacgaggtgGCAAGAAAAGACGTTGAACGTGCTTTTGGTGTTTTGAAGTCGAAATGGGGTGTATTGAGTCGGCCGATCTGA